The Solibacillus sp. FSL R7-0682 genome includes a window with the following:
- a CDS encoding MIP/aquaporin family protein, translating to MSAFLAELIGTMILIVLGCGVVAGSLLKFSKGENGGWIVITMAWGIGVAMAAYAVGGFSGAHLNPALTIAFATIGDFPWKDVPIYISAQLIGAIIGAVLVYFAYLPHWDKTDDANAKLGIFATAPAIRHPLSNVASEMIGTFVLLLGILALGGNVMADGINPMLVGVLVIVIGMSLGGPTGYAINPARDLGPRIAHFILPIPRKRDADWAYAWVPIVGPIIGGVTGALFYKQFFLQENTVTFWIFAVVFIAILVGAQLTQPKSAEKGIA from the coding sequence GTGTCTGCTTTCTTAGCGGAGTTAATCGGCACGATGATTTTAATTGTGCTGGGGTGTGGAGTTGTAGCGGGGTCTTTGTTAAAATTTTCAAAGGGTGAAAATGGTGGTTGGATTGTCATAACAATGGCTTGGGGTATTGGCGTGGCGATGGCAGCCTATGCGGTGGGAGGATTTAGTGGTGCACATTTAAATCCAGCGTTAACAATTGCTTTTGCAACGATTGGTGATTTTCCATGGAAAGACGTACCAATATATATTTCTGCGCAACTAATCGGGGCAATTATTGGTGCAGTACTCGTTTATTTTGCTTATTTACCACATTGGGACAAAACCGATGATGCAAATGCAAAGCTAGGGATTTTTGCAACAGCACCGGCAATTCGTCATCCACTTTCAAATGTTGCCTCGGAAATGATCGGCACTTTTGTATTGTTATTAGGTATTTTAGCGTTAGGCGGAAATGTTATGGCTGATGGAATTAATCCGATGCTTGTTGGTGTGCTCGTAATCGTTATTGGTATGAGCTTAGGGGGACCAACAGGCTATGCGATTAATCCAGCACGTGATTTAGGGCCACGAATTGCCCATTTTATTTTACCTATTCCAAGAAAGCGTGATGCGGATTGGGCTTATGCTTGGGTACCGATTGTAGGACCGATTATTGGCGGGGTGACAGGCGCATTATTTTATAAGCAATTTTTCTTACAAGAAAATACGGTAACATTTTGGATATTTGCCGTTGTGTTTATCGCTATATTAGTAGGAGCGCAATTAACACAACCAAAATCGGCTGAAAAGGGGATAGCTTAA
- the glpK gene encoding glycerol kinase GlpK: MEKYIMALDQGTTSSRAILFNKKGDVVHVSQQEFKQHFPKSGWVEHNAKEIWSSILSVIAKVLSQNNIQASQIEGIGITNQRETTVVWDKNTGEPIYNAIVWQSRQTAEICNELKEAGHNELFRDKTGLLIDAYFSGTKVKWILDNVDGAREKAEAGDLLFGTIDTWIIWKLTEGAVHVTDYSNASRTLMYNIFDLKWDEELLEILGVPASMLPEVKPSSEIYGEISGKHLFGHTVPIAGIAGDQQAALFGQACYEKGMVKNTYGTGCFMLMNTGEEAVKSEHGLLTTIAWGYDGKVTYALEGSIFVAGSAIQWLRDGLRMFRKSEESEAYATRVDDTDGVYVVPAFVGLGTPYWDSDVRGAVFGLTRGTSKEHFVRATLESLAYQTLDVLAAMETDSSIDLKTLRVDGGAVMNDFLMQFQSDILNVPVERPSVNETTALGAAYLAGLAVGFWEDIEEVKKHWQLDQKFDPDMEQSRRDAYVEGWHKAVKAAQAFK; encoded by the coding sequence ATGGAAAAATATATTATGGCATTAGATCAGGGTACGACGAGTTCTCGTGCCATTTTATTCAACAAAAAAGGGGATGTAGTCCACGTTTCCCAACAAGAATTTAAACAACATTTTCCGAAGTCTGGCTGGGTAGAGCATAATGCAAAGGAGATTTGGAGTTCCATATTATCTGTAATTGCGAAAGTATTATCACAAAATAACATACAAGCTTCGCAAATTGAAGGGATTGGTATTACAAATCAACGTGAAACAACGGTAGTTTGGGATAAAAATACAGGTGAACCTATATATAATGCAATTGTTTGGCAGTCACGTCAAACTGCTGAAATTTGTAACGAGTTAAAGGAAGCGGGTCATAATGAATTATTCCGTGATAAGACTGGACTTTTAATTGATGCGTATTTTTCAGGTACAAAGGTCAAATGGATATTAGATAATGTGGATGGTGCTCGGGAAAAAGCGGAAGCAGGAGATTTATTATTTGGGACGATTGATACGTGGATCATCTGGAAGCTAACTGAAGGTGCTGTGCACGTGACCGATTATTCCAATGCATCAAGAACGCTCATGTACAATATTTTTGATTTGAAATGGGATGAGGAGTTACTTGAGATTCTCGGTGTTCCCGCTTCAATGCTTCCAGAAGTTAAGCCGTCTTCGGAAATTTATGGAGAAATTTCAGGGAAGCACTTATTTGGGCATACTGTACCGATTGCAGGGATTGCTGGGGACCAGCAAGCTGCATTATTCGGCCAAGCCTGCTATGAAAAGGGCATGGTGAAGAATACTTACGGAACAGGTTGCTTTATGCTGATGAATACTGGAGAAGAAGCGGTAAAATCTGAACATGGCCTACTTACAACTATTGCATGGGGCTATGATGGGAAAGTGACATATGCGTTAGAAGGAAGTATTTTCGTAGCTGGCTCAGCGATTCAATGGTTACGAGATGGACTCCGTATGTTTAGAAAATCGGAAGAAAGCGAAGCCTATGCAACACGCGTTGATGATACAGATGGAGTTTATGTAGTTCCTGCGTTTGTTGGGTTAGGAACGCCTTATTGGGATAGTGATGTGCGCGGCGCAGTATTTGGCTTAACGAGGGGAACGTCAAAAGAGCATTTCGTACGTGCTACTCTTGAATCGTTAGCTTATCAAACGTTAGATGTACTCGCTGCGATGGAAACGGACTCAAGTATTGACTTAAAAACGCTTCGTGTTGATGGAGGGGCGGTCATGAATGATTTCCTCATGCAGTTCCAATCGGATATTTTAAATGTTCCGGTCGAACGTCCATCGGTAAATGAAACAACGGCACTCGGTGCTGCCTATTTAGCAGGTTTAGCTGTTGGTTTTTGGGAGGATATCGAGGAAGTGAAAAAGCATTGGCAGCTTGATCAAAAATTCGATCCCGACATGGAGCAATCACGCCGAGATGCATACGTCGAAGGCTGGCATAAAGCGGTCAAGGCCGCACAAGCATTTAAATAA
- the nusB gene encoding transcription antitermination factor NusB, whose translation MKRTEARQKALQALFQLDSTELSVEEAIGHVLEEEQKSNAFLEKLVRGTTEKQAEIDAALEQKLEKWTLSRLPKIERTVLRLAIYELLFDQETPNKVVMNEAIELAKTFGDEKSSKFVNGVLSKFTEQ comes from the coding sequence ATGAAACGAACTGAAGCGCGCCAAAAAGCGTTGCAAGCTTTGTTTCAGTTAGATAGCACAGAACTTTCGGTAGAAGAGGCAATTGGACATGTTCTTGAAGAAGAACAAAAATCAAACGCCTTTCTAGAAAAATTAGTTCGTGGAACAACTGAAAAACAAGCAGAAATCGACGCAGCGCTAGAGCAAAAATTAGAAAAATGGACGCTAAGCCGTCTACCTAAAATTGAGAGAACTGTATTACGTCTTGCTATATACGAATTACTGTTTGATCAAGAAACACCAAATAAAGTCGTTATGAACGAGGCAATCGAGCTTGCCAAAACATTTGGTGATGAAAAATCAAGCAAATTCGTCAATGGTGTACTTTCGAAATTTACTGAGCAATAA
- the folD gene encoding bifunctional methylenetetrahydrofolate dehydrogenase/methenyltetrahydrofolate cyclohydrolase FolD — protein MSSAIINGKEIGQEIRGAVATRVEALKEKGVTPGLAVILVGDNPASKTYVANKQKSCDAIGMFSELIKLPADTSEKTLLDQIRTLNERDDIHGILVQLPLPKHINEDEVIATISPEKDVDGFSPVSVGKMMLGQDTYLPCTPYGVMKLLEHSGIDVAGKHAVIVGRSHIVGKPMGQLLLHKDATVTYTHSKTKDLQSFTKQADILIAAVGRANFITKEHVKEGAVVIDVGINRNENNKLCGDVNFESVDGIASHITPVPGGVGPMTITMLLENTVQAAEKKLERKEK, from the coding sequence ATGTCAAGTGCAATTATTAATGGTAAAGAAATTGGTCAAGAAATACGAGGGGCGGTCGCAACTCGCGTAGAAGCCTTAAAAGAAAAAGGTGTAACACCTGGTTTAGCGGTTATTTTAGTAGGGGACAATCCTGCTTCAAAAACATACGTAGCAAACAAACAAAAGTCTTGTGATGCAATCGGGATGTTTTCAGAATTAATTAAGCTACCAGCGGATACGTCCGAAAAAACTTTATTAGATCAAATTCGTACTTTAAACGAACGTGATGACATTCACGGTATTTTAGTTCAGCTCCCATTACCAAAACATATAAATGAGGATGAAGTAATCGCCACAATTTCTCCGGAAAAAGATGTCGATGGCTTTTCACCAGTAAGTGTTGGGAAAATGATGTTAGGACAAGATACATACTTGCCATGTACGCCTTACGGGGTTATGAAATTATTAGAACACTCAGGAATTGATGTCGCTGGAAAGCATGCAGTTATTGTTGGGCGTAGCCATATCGTAGGAAAACCTATGGGGCAACTATTATTACATAAGGATGCTACAGTAACGTATACACACTCAAAAACGAAAGATTTACAATCCTTTACGAAACAAGCGGACATATTAATTGCAGCCGTTGGACGTGCGAATTTTATTACGAAGGAGCATGTGAAAGAAGGGGCTGTTGTTATTGATGTCGGCATTAATCGTAATGAAAACAACAAATTATGCGGCGATGTTAATTTTGAGTCAGTAGACGGAATTGCCTCACATATTACACCAGTTCCTGGTGGTGTAGGTCCAATGACCATTACGATGCTTTTAGAAAACACAGTACAAGCTGCGGAAAAAAAGTTAGAACGTAAAGAGAAATAA
- the xseA gene encoding exodeoxyribonuclease VII large subunit: MSSSSYLTVKALTKYIKRKFDADPHLRDVYVTGELSNVKIHSSGHIYFTLKDDSSRIQATMFKSQASKLSFKPEEGMKVFIRGDVNVYEASGAYQLYAQSMEPDGIGGLFVAFNQLKERLQKEGLFNPNFKQLIPQYPQTIGVLTATTGAAIRDICTTIKRRYPQAEILIYPTLVQGAGAAPNITENIYLANRQALCDVLIVGRGGGSIEDLWAFNEEVVARAIFESRIPIISAVGHETDTTIADFVADLRAPTPTAAAEMAVPNQQELYQQILQKQSFMHQVMTSRLNFERTRLTKLQNSYPLATPERLYRPFIEKLLQSDMALQNASKLYVLNIKSTLQSIDSKMKLFSPQYQLSNAKQQLTHKQEYLQRLMQQQLAQSKVAFSNQLRMLEALNPLALMSKGFSVAYKDENVVKSIHELQKNDLLDVTFHDGHAKAKIVSTHVRQEGEE, encoded by the coding sequence ATGTCATCGTCTTCATATTTAACCGTAAAAGCGTTAACGAAGTATATAAAACGAAAATTTGATGCCGATCCGCATTTGCGAGATGTTTATGTGACCGGGGAGCTTTCGAATGTTAAAATTCACAGCTCAGGCCATATTTACTTTACATTAAAGGATGACAGCTCGCGTATCCAAGCGACGATGTTTAAAAGCCAAGCGAGCAAATTATCATTCAAGCCAGAAGAAGGAATGAAGGTATTTATTCGCGGAGATGTCAATGTTTATGAAGCGAGTGGCGCATACCAATTATACGCCCAATCGATGGAACCAGATGGCATTGGCGGGCTTTTTGTCGCGTTCAATCAATTGAAGGAACGTCTACAAAAGGAAGGACTTTTTAATCCAAACTTTAAGCAGCTCATACCCCAATATCCACAAACAATTGGGGTATTAACTGCGACTACAGGTGCTGCCATTCGAGATATTTGTACGACGATTAAACGACGTTATCCGCAAGCAGAGATATTAATTTATCCAACGCTTGTACAAGGAGCAGGAGCAGCACCTAATATTACTGAAAATATATATTTAGCAAATCGCCAAGCATTATGTGATGTTTTAATCGTCGGGCGTGGTGGTGGATCGATTGAAGATTTATGGGCATTCAATGAGGAAGTTGTTGCCCGGGCAATTTTTGAAAGTCGTATTCCGATCATTAGCGCAGTTGGTCATGAAACAGATACGACGATTGCGGATTTTGTAGCAGACCTTCGAGCACCAACACCTACTGCAGCAGCAGAAATGGCCGTGCCAAATCAGCAAGAGCTGTATCAACAAATACTACAAAAGCAGTCCTTTATGCATCAAGTAATGACGTCACGTTTAAACTTTGAACGTACGCGTTTAACTAAATTACAAAATTCGTATCCACTTGCAACACCTGAGCGATTATATCGTCCTTTTATAGAAAAGCTCCTACAAAGTGATATGGCATTACAAAATGCATCGAAATTATATGTACTAAATATAAAATCGACCTTACAATCAATTGATAGTAAGATGAAGCTCTTTTCACCGCAGTATCAGTTGAGCAATGCAAAGCAGCAATTAACTCATAAACAGGAGTATTTACAGCGCTTAATGCAACAACAACTTGCACAAAGTAAAGTCGCATTTTCAAACCAACTGCGAATGTTAGAGGCACTCAATCCATTAGCGCTCATGAGTAAAGGGTTTAGCGTAGCGTATAAAGATGAAAACGTAGTAAAATCAATCCATGAGCTGCAAAAAAATGATCTTTTGGATGTAACATTCCATGATGGTCATGCAAAAGCAAAAATTGTATCAACCCACGTGCGACAGGAAGGGGAAGAATAA
- the xseB gene encoding exodeoxyribonuclease VII small subunit has product MAKPTFATAMAELEEVVRKLEQGDVPLEEAIDLYKKGMELSKLCHDTLQNAEQQLISIVGENGEKEPFQQGNGE; this is encoded by the coding sequence ATGGCAAAACCTACATTTGCAACAGCGATGGCGGAATTAGAAGAGGTTGTTCGCAAGCTTGAACAAGGCGATGTACCTTTAGAAGAAGCAATCGATTTATATAAAAAGGGGATGGAGCTATCGAAGCTTTGTCATGATACTCTTCAAAATGCCGAACAGCAATTAATTTCAATCGTTGGTGAAAACGGTGAAAAAGAACCGTTCCAACAAGGAAATGGAGAATAG
- a CDS encoding polyprenyl synthetase family protein, giving the protein MGNELKQFIDRNIPTIESAMFELVEKISAPAHLKESMLYSLKAGGKRIRPLFVAAVCEMYNKPLHASYKVGAAVEMIHTYSLIHDDLPCMDDDELRRGKPTNHVVYGEALATLAGDALNTLAFGVLARLEDVTAEKRIELVNLLSIAAGAEGMVGGQILDMDGEKRLLNIQELETVHVNKTGALLRFSIESGAVLADASNEDRKALVEYAHHIGLAFQIQDDILDIEGTSEQLGKTAGKDVASEKSTYPALLTLDGAKQKLEEHYTFALQALQSIKTDTSLLQQFAGYIVRRSN; this is encoded by the coding sequence ATGGGAAACGAGTTAAAGCAATTTATCGATCGAAATATTCCAACAATCGAATCTGCTATGTTTGAGCTTGTTGAAAAAATTTCTGCACCAGCTCATTTAAAAGAATCGATGCTTTATTCATTAAAGGCTGGAGGAAAGCGTATTCGTCCACTTTTTGTAGCTGCAGTTTGTGAAATGTATAATAAACCATTACATGCAAGCTACAAGGTAGGTGCTGCGGTAGAAATGATTCATACGTATTCTTTAATTCATGATGATTTGCCTTGCATGGATGATGATGAACTACGTCGTGGTAAACCAACAAACCATGTTGTTTACGGTGAAGCATTAGCAACATTAGCAGGAGACGCGTTAAATACATTAGCATTTGGGGTATTAGCACGTTTAGAAGACGTAACAGCAGAAAAACGTATTGAATTAGTTAATTTACTAAGTATTGCTGCAGGTGCTGAAGGAATGGTTGGCGGACAAATTTTAGATATGGACGGCGAGAAACGTTTATTAAATATACAGGAACTTGAAACCGTTCATGTAAATAAAACAGGTGCATTACTTCGCTTTAGTATCGAGTCTGGGGCAGTATTAGCGGATGCTTCAAATGAAGATCGTAAAGCATTAGTAGAATACGCACACCATATTGGCCTTGCCTTCCAAATTCAAGATGATATTTTAGATATTGAAGGTACATCTGAACAATTAGGTAAAACAGCTGGAAAAGATGTAGCAAGTGAAAAAAGTACATACCCAGCATTACTTACATTAGATGGGGCAAAACAAAAGCTAGAGGAGCATTATACATTCGCTCTACAAGCACTACAATCCATAAAAACTGATACTTCCCTTCTACAACAATTTGCGGGGTATATCGTAAGACGTTCAAATTAA
- the dxs gene encoding 1-deoxy-D-xylulose-5-phosphate synthase → MDLTKISSPSFLKDLNKKQLEALAGDVRAFLIEKCSATGGHIGPNLGVVELTIALHKAFNSPKDKFLWDVGHQAYVHKILTGRADQFDTLRQFKGLCGFPKLVESEHDMWETGHSSTSLSAAMGMAAARDIKGDKNFVVPIIGDGALTGGMALEALNHIGHEKTNMIVILNDNEMSIAPNVGALHSVLGRLRTAKEYSRAKEDLESLMLKIPMVGDKLAATAERVKDSLKYLVVSGVFFEEMGFKYLGPIDGHDFEVLEKTLEYAKKVEGPVIVHVITKKGKGYKPAEDDTVGTWHGTGPYKIETGAFVKSAAKGPAWSSLVAESVRKCMKEDERIVAITPAMPVGSKLEGIQKDYPSRFFDVGIAEQHATTMAAGLATQHMKPFLAIYSTFLQRAYDQVLHDIARPNLNVFIGIDRAGLVGADGETHQGVFDISFLRHIPNIVLMMPKDENEGQHMVKTALQYNDGPIAMRYPRGNGLGVEMDSEMKTLPIGSWEILREGNDAVILTFGTTISMALTAANTLAEQGISVRVVNARFIKPMDEAMLHDIMKTDLPILTIEETMLQGGFGSAVLEFANDHGYRNVTIDRIGIPDEFIEHGDVDLLLAEINVTSEEAVKRIEQLVPKKQSGRV, encoded by the coding sequence ATGGATTTAACGAAAATTTCTAGTCCATCCTTTTTAAAAGACTTGAATAAAAAGCAACTGGAGGCGCTAGCAGGAGATGTTCGCGCTTTCTTAATCGAGAAGTGTTCAGCAACTGGTGGCCATATTGGTCCGAATCTTGGTGTTGTTGAATTGACGATTGCATTGCATAAAGCTTTTAACAGTCCAAAGGATAAATTTTTATGGGATGTGGGTCACCAAGCTTACGTCCACAAAATCTTAACAGGTCGCGCGGATCAATTTGATACGCTCCGTCAATTTAAAGGTCTTTGCGGTTTCCCTAAGTTAGTTGAAAGTGAACACGACATGTGGGAAACAGGGCATAGTTCTACTTCTTTATCGGCTGCTATGGGTATGGCAGCAGCAAGGGATATTAAAGGGGATAAAAACTTTGTCGTGCCAATTATTGGTGATGGTGCGTTGACAGGTGGTATGGCGTTAGAAGCGCTTAATCATATCGGTCATGAAAAGACAAATATGATCGTTATTTTAAATGATAACGAAATGTCGATTGCACCAAACGTAGGCGCATTGCACAGTGTTTTAGGTCGTCTGCGTACCGCTAAAGAATACTCACGAGCAAAGGAAGATTTAGAATCATTAATGCTAAAAATTCCAATGGTTGGTGACAAACTAGCAGCAACAGCAGAGCGAGTAAAAGATAGCTTAAAATATTTAGTTGTTTCTGGTGTGTTTTTCGAAGAGATGGGCTTTAAGTATTTGGGTCCAATCGATGGACATGATTTTGAAGTGCTTGAAAAAACTTTAGAGTATGCAAAAAAAGTAGAAGGTCCGGTCATCGTTCACGTCATTACGAAAAAAGGGAAGGGCTACAAACCAGCTGAAGATGATACAGTTGGTACATGGCACGGCACAGGTCCATACAAAATTGAAACGGGTGCGTTTGTAAAATCAGCAGCAAAAGGTCCAGCATGGAGTAGTTTAGTGGCGGAATCCGTTCGCAAATGTATGAAAGAGGACGAGCGTATTGTAGCTATAACACCAGCTATGCCTGTAGGCTCAAAGCTAGAAGGGATTCAAAAAGATTACCCGAGTCGTTTCTTTGATGTGGGAATTGCAGAGCAGCATGCAACGACGATGGCAGCAGGTTTAGCAACACAGCATATGAAGCCGTTTTTAGCAATCTATTCAACATTTTTACAACGTGCCTATGACCAAGTACTACATGACATTGCACGTCCTAACTTAAATGTCTTTATTGGTATTGATCGTGCAGGTTTAGTTGGTGCTGATGGCGAAACGCATCAAGGTGTATTTGATATTTCATTCTTACGCCATATCCCAAACATTGTTTTAATGATGCCAAAGGATGAAAATGAAGGCCAGCATATGGTAAAAACAGCCCTACAATATAATGATGGCCCGATTGCAATGCGTTATCCACGTGGCAATGGTTTAGGTGTCGAAATGGATAGCGAAATGAAAACTTTGCCAATAGGTTCATGGGAAATATTACGTGAAGGTAATGATGCAGTCATTTTAACATTCGGTACGACGATTTCGATGGCACTAACTGCAGCGAATACATTGGCTGAACAAGGGATTAGTGTACGTGTTGTCAATGCACGCTTTATTAAACCAATGGACGAGGCAATGCTTCATGACATTATGAAGACAGATTTACCGATTTTAACAATTGAAGAAACTATGCTTCAAGGTGGATTTGGTAGTGCAGTATTAGAGTTTGCAAACGATCATGGCTACCGTAATGTAACGATTGACCGAATTGGAATTCCTGATGAGTTTATCGAGCATGGCGATGTAGATTTACTACTAGCAGAAATTAATGTTACTTCAGAAGAAGCGGTGAAGCGCATTGAGCAGCTAGTACCGAAAAAACAGTCAGGTAGGGTTTAA
- a CDS encoding TlyA family RNA methyltransferase, protein MTKQPKERVDILLVERGLCETREKAKRSIMAGLVYSNEVRIDKAGEKIGIDAPLQVKGSDLKYVSRGGLKLEKALDIFDMSVEGKLMLDIGSSTGGFTDCALQNGARHCYALDVGSNQLAWKIRSDERVTVMEKTNFRYTKPEDLVEGLPDFATIDVSFISLSLILPVLKTVLMPGGDVMALVKPQFEAGRENVGKKGIVREPKVHLAVLEETAKMATEVGFIVKDASFSPITGGEGNIEFLFHLYNPRDGEEVPSFTEFNAVVNDAHSQLK, encoded by the coding sequence ATGACAAAGCAACCAAAAGAACGTGTAGACATTTTACTAGTGGAACGTGGTTTATGTGAAACACGAGAAAAAGCGAAGCGTTCTATAATGGCGGGGCTTGTATATTCAAATGAAGTTCGTATTGATAAAGCAGGCGAAAAAATTGGAATTGATGCACCGCTACAAGTAAAAGGTTCTGATTTAAAATATGTGTCACGAGGTGGGCTAAAGCTAGAAAAAGCGTTAGACATCTTTGACATGTCAGTTGAAGGAAAATTAATGCTTGATATTGGCTCTTCAACAGGTGGTTTTACAGATTGTGCGTTGCAAAACGGTGCGCGTCATTGTTACGCACTTGATGTAGGATCAAACCAGCTCGCATGGAAAATTCGTTCTGATGAGCGTGTTACCGTGATGGAGAAAACAAATTTCCGTTATACAAAGCCAGAAGATTTAGTCGAAGGCTTACCAGATTTTGCGACGATTGATGTGTCATTTATTTCGCTTTCACTAATTTTGCCTGTTCTAAAAACGGTATTAATGCCTGGTGGCGATGTTATGGCATTAGTGAAACCTCAATTTGAAGCAGGCCGTGAAAATGTTGGGAAAAAAGGTATTGTACGAGAGCCAAAAGTTCATTTAGCCGTTTTAGAAGAAACGGCTAAAATGGCTACAGAAGTTGGCTTTATCGTAAAAGATGCGTCGTTCTCACCAATCACTGGTGGAGAGGGGAATATCGAGTTTTTATTCCATCTCTACAATCCGCGTGACGGAGAGGAAGTTCCATCATTTACAGAGTTCAATGCTGTAGTAAATGATGCACATTCACAATTAAAGTAA
- the psiE gene encoding phosphate-starvation-inducible protein PsiE translates to MEQRLAKVNSINKIIPRVLQIILNAGLTILAFVLSILLLMEIVEFINILFSTSKKDYKLILANILIFFLYFEFITMIVKYFKEDYHFPLRYFMYIGITAMIRLIIVEHDHPVDTLVYSLVIFVLIISYYIINITPRERPNNKNYK, encoded by the coding sequence ATGGAGCAAAGACTAGCAAAAGTAAACAGTATCAATAAGATTATCCCAAGAGTATTGCAGATTATATTAAATGCGGGCTTAACGATATTAGCCTTTGTTTTATCAATATTGCTGCTTATGGAAATTGTAGAGTTTATTAATATTTTGTTTTCAACTAGTAAGAAAGATTACAAGCTTATCTTAGCTAACATCCTCATTTTCTTTTTATATTTCGAGTTTATAACGATGATCGTTAAATACTTCAAGGAAGACTACCATTTCCCATTACGTTATTTTATGTATATTGGCATTACCGCGATGATCCGACTTATAATTGTAGAGCATGATCACCCAGTGGACACACTTGTATATTCTCTTGTCATTTTTGTCCTGATCATTAGCTATTACATTATTAATATTACCCCACGTGAAAGACCTAATAATAAAAATTATAAATAA
- the ahrC gene encoding transcriptional regulator AhrC/ArgR, with amino-acid sequence MNKGQRHIRIRDIITNNEIETQDDLVEQLKNAGYNVTQATVSRDIKELHLVKVPLQDGRYKYSLPADQRFNPIQKLHRSLADAFVSIDGASHFLVMKTLPGNANAIGSLLDHLDWNEVLGTICGDDTILIMCRTEDDREEIKNRLLDML; translated from the coding sequence GTGAATAAAGGACAACGCCATATTCGCATTCGCGATATTATTACAAATAACGAAATCGAAACACAAGATGATTTAGTCGAACAATTAAAAAATGCGGGTTATAATGTCACTCAAGCTACAGTTTCACGAGATATTAAAGAACTACATTTAGTTAAGGTCCCATTACAAGATGGGCGATATAAATACAGCTTACCAGCTGATCAACGCTTTAATCCAATTCAAAAATTGCACCGTTCATTAGCGGATGCATTTGTATCAATCGACGGAGCTTCTCACTTCCTTGTAATGAAAACTTTACCTGGTAACGCCAATGCAATTGGTTCATTACTTGACCATTTAGATTGGAATGAAGTGCTTGGTACAATTTGTGGAGACGACACAATTTTAATTATGTGTCGTACAGAGGACGATCGTGAAGAGATAAAAAATCGTTTATTAGATATGCTATAA